A region of Ictidomys tridecemlineatus isolate mIctTri1 chromosome 4, mIctTri1.hap1, whole genome shotgun sequence DNA encodes the following proteins:
- the Kctd14 gene encoding BTB/POZ domain-containing protein KCTD14 isoform X2 translates to MGTLRKLPGSKLTEMFCSSTKACTDAEGRFFIDRPGTYFGAILDYLRSGQVPTQHIPEVYREAQFYEIQPLVKLLEDTPQIFGEQVARKQFLLRVPGYSENLELLLRLARAEAVAVRQSSVVVCVMRTEEEATRCAQPLHSLEARKMPVVKFGPWKVGPEIKDLLYCVEMDIKAQGYQVSCGSYYLDHAHRAKVTDCFHIFTFTWW, encoded by the coding sequence ATGGGGACTCTGAGAAAACTCCCAGGCTCAAAGCTGACAGAGATGTTTTGTAGCTCAACCAAGGCCTGCACTGACGCAGAGGGTCGCTTCTTCATCGATCGCCCTGGCACCTATTTTGGGGCGATTCTGGACTACCTACGCAGTGGGCAGGTGCCTACACAGCACATCCCTGAGGTATACCGTGAGGCTCAATTCTATGAAATCCAGCCTTTGGTCAAGCTCTTGGAGGACACGCCCCAGATTTTTGGTGAGCAGGTGGCACGGAAGCAGTTCTTGCTGCGAGTGCCTGGCTACAGTGAGAATCTAGAGCTCCTGCTGCGTCTGGCAAGGGCAGAGGCCGTGGCAGTACGCCAGTCAAGTGTGGTGGTGTGTGTGATGCGCACTGAGGAGGAAGCCACAAGGTGTGCCCAGCCCCTCCATTCTCTGGAGGCCAGAAAGATGCCAGTTGTCAAGTTTGGGCCCTGGAAGGTAGGCCCAGAAATCAAGGACCTTCTGTACTGTGTGGAGATGGACATTAAGGCCCAGGGCTACCAGGTGTCCTGTGGGAGCTACTACCTGGATCATGCACACCGGGCCAAGGTCACTGATTGCTTCCATATATTCACCTTCACCTGGTGGTGA